The following DNA comes from Augochlora pura isolate Apur16 chromosome 6, APUR_v2.2.1, whole genome shotgun sequence.
CTGGCGCGAATGTAGGtagctcgaataaaaaatgtaattcacTCCATGTTGGATCGGGAAGTTTACAACGAAAGATTACTACGAAACTTTTTCGAAGTTCCAAAGAGTTCTTTATGGCGCTGTAACTTTGTCGACTTGTAATGGATctaaaattttcgaaagccATTCGAAAGTTGCGATTCTACgctttcgaacgattttttgACGATGTCGATGCGACTATCCCTTATAAAGTTATTACCATTTGAACTGGTTTGTAGAGACACGATCGATGACAGGTGTATACATACACATGTCAAATGCTCAAATGAAAACGATGTCTCTATTTCTACTGGTCGATGCATGTCGATGATGGTAAAGCATAAAAGCGATGATCACACTGTAGTGTAAAtcttaaaacataataaaacgTATAAATCAACGACGTTTAAACgaaggaaattttaaaaatagtaattcaCACAAAGATCCactagtaatagtaatagagaATTTTGCTCTAGAAAATGTCTTCGACCGCAATATGCCATGTTTAAAGCGTCCACTCAGTTGTTTGATTATCGTCAAGGAAAACAGGGGTTGACAGAAAGGTACACTCAtcaatttatctaattatatattgaacaCGATCGAGTACTATcgaacataaaaatcgtacacTCTCTATGAACGATCGAATACTAGATCTAATACTTCGATTGCTAGTACATGATAACCATCTATCACGAATCTTTTCAATACTGTATTAAGTTCTAAAATCATGCTCTTTCTGCAGAAATGGCCGTTTCCGTGATACATACTAGAGTAGTTATGATGCCGGTATAGTTTCTTGAGTTATTGATGACTCTGTAGTTGTGGTGTTCCCGTACTCGTACAGCCTGGTGGTTCAGTCACTTCAGGCGTTTCAGTCGGTTCGCCTGTCATACCAGTATCTGCAGTCGTGTCAGTCGATTGCACTGGAGTAGGCTCTGGAGTCGTAGGCTCTGCAGTTGAAACCTCTGGAGTTGTAGACTCTGTAGTTGTGGCTTTTGATGTGGTGGACTTTGGAGTAGTGGACTTCGAAGTAGTGCTCTTCGGAGTGGTAGTAGGCCGAGCAGACGTTGTCTTCTTAGGCACAGCCATGATAGTGCACCTGATCGAGAATCCCCAGTTCGGTTTCCCAATTGCCAATACCTCTACCTCGTCCGTTCCGAGGCCACCTTTCGCGGGTCTGATGTTGACTACCCATGGGTTCCAAGCCGCCACACTGACAAACGAGATCTCGGATCCCTCAGGAGCCACCGCGCCGCAGATCGCGATTTGCGGTTTTCCCCAAATTCGCGGCTGAAAATGCAAGTTTGACAAGTGTTTGACGAATGAGTTTCGCGCGCTCTTCGATGCTGACCGAATTCTTTATCATTCGACAGACCGAATGAAAGAACTCTTCCAACTAGAActgcttcgaataaaattgttccacgTAAAATGATCTTGAATCGAATCAATCGGTttcgagtaaaataaatgCGCAGATATGTTCAACGATGTCCCGGCGTGAAGAAAAGCAACATACCCTCACGATGACCTCCTCTTTAACGAGTATCTCGCCCGGTTGACGTCTCCCGATAATCAGGTTGTTTCCCAACGCGATTGCCACGAGGGCAAAGCACGTGGCCAAGAATATTACGTTGCGCATCTTCGCTTGCGGTGGCGGAAGCTTTGTAGTCGCGACTCTGGGGATCTGTTGCTCGATCGATCGCTGCATATCCTTTATAGCGTGCTCTTATCAATCGCCATTGACTGTTCTCCGAAGATCGTCGTTCCCTCGGCGACGTCAACGACTTATGTAACGATATTTGCTTTCTTATTCTGCCCATAATCATGAAGGTGAACGATGCTTTCGACGTTGGCAagctttttaattcgatagGCATCGATTGATAATAAGATActgttattgaaatttttaaaatcgttttttAAAGCTTTGACTAGCTTATTTCTATTGCCGATTATCATTGTCATTCGTAAAGAGATCATATCTCGTCatcgattaatatattttttaaagaacattTTACTTTATCGCACTTGAATTTCCACCCAAAATGtttaagattaaaatttatttttgaataaaattcgacaCGTGTTGTAATCTTCGTCAAATTAGCGTATCTTTCATCAATGGCTAGACTCCGttgtatttatcaataaaGAGAAGATCCgtaaagataaaagaatttcgTAACAACGATATgttatttactattacttcGAActattgaaagaagaaatctGTTTTTTAAAAGTCCGTTTGCTAAAACCGATATAGggaatttttactttgtataaAGATTTACTATCTAGTAACGATAACTAATTTAGGGTTTTAACGTTTTCTCcagaatatcattaatattgaaattacagGCCAGATAATCTGACGCGTCACCAATGTTTCGCATAACATCGAAGAAGCTGCATCATCCCATTACTATTCACTTTCAAGTTGATAATTGATAAGATCCGATACACAAGATATCGCGAGTCTTGTTGATCGTACTAATATGGTGGCCGTGAGAAAATCGATAATCTCGAGACAATAGTCGCGTACATATTTACGTCCACAGGTGACGAATAATAACTAGgtaaaaacaatttacgaTATCGTATCGGAATGGAATATTTTACACTTCTCTTGAAATTCTGGCAATGTGTGATcatgtgtataaatatttgaatgatCAACGGCGCAGTTGTAATCTCAGGTGTGCATTTGACTTAATTGTGTCTGGAAGTATGCATAAATTTTCCATCTACATTCGGAGGAGCCTGTAACGTTCGCAAAAGAGTCGTTCccataattttacaaagttttGCAAGTGGTAATCGTgagcagaatttttaattcgccaCTCTTTGTTGCGGTGCGAGAGATAAAAATCTTCTGTATCTAGCGTTTCTTAAAAGTGACTGATAACCAGCAGGTTGCATCCAAAGATAAAACCATTTTACCTTTATGACACCGTCTATTCCGGAAACTGCAATCGCTATCGGGAATCGACGCTGCGCAATCTGGAAAGAAACAGCGGAAAACAATTTCCAGGCAACGTTTCGACACTTTGCGCGGCTCTGCGTTCTCAAAGGGCTCTTGAATTCTAAATTAGCTACGCATGGTCAATTTTTCACATTGCGATTCCTTGGAAAAACGCGCGGAACGCGGATCCAGCCGGAgcggaaaaaaaaggggaaacGCTCTTTTCCGACAAAATTCGGTCGCCGAGAAAGGCGTTCGACGTTCCGATCTTTTCTCATTCGCTCGACTCGCCGGCCAATCGGAAAAAGGGGGGCAATCGAAGCTGTAATCTCGTAATTGCATTGTTCCGGGATCAAAATTGCAGTCGCTCGCGAAAATCTTTGGAGAAATTAAAGCCCCGGTCGCTAAACAGAGTGGAAGAGGAAAGATTTCTGCCTCTAATAATACCTCTAATCGGTTTCCTTTTCCCAGCGTTCCGACAATCTATTAGCGACAAATATTGGGTCGAGTGTCGGATTTCTGTGACATCGGGAAAGGTCGGagtaaatttttgttttaacaaGCGTGTCGCCCTGATTTCTGCACCGCTCGGGCGCTGTGAACAACGAACTGGGCCGAGAGCTGCATTGTATTTCATTCGGGAACGTTTTTAGACGATATTCGCCTTTCCATATTGTTCTTTCTTACTtcgattttcttaaaaatatttgtcccGAATTGCATCGTAGCGTTGCTttggttaatttttataattttctcttgCAAATGTTCTGGAACTTTGTTAAGCACTGTATAGTTTGATTGTGAGTTCAAACACGTCAGAAGCAATTTTTGTACCTTTTGACTTCGTTTTCTGAATTGTTGCGTATTAACAAGCTAAAAACTTtcatgtttaattataatgttctGCCATCTGATTTTGAATACTGTATTTAGgaattttgttgattttttgCTAGACACTGTAAGTGTTCCGTCCCGAAGACGGAAACACCTGGAGTTTCGGCCGATGGGATTTATGACACGGACacgaggaaggttatttttgagaagaaggCTTTTTCTACATCCGGCAATTAGAAGCATGTTAATATCATTACCGCcttcctcaataaccattacgtgtcataaagttaaagatttctaagagaactgcctaattgcattttcgaagcccacagctgggacgtgctataaaccgggtaatccgaagggtcaccCGAACCGAGTACGCGCCGGTACCGCAACCGTCGTaggctgacctggacgattccCGTAGCACTTTTTGGCGTTGTAAATTCTATAGTCGTCGCGTTAAAGAAGGCAATGATTGGTACTCTACAGCAATCGGCAAGGCCAATCAGTGCCCTTCTATCATACCAAAATGCAATTCTCGAGGAAACCCCCAAAAGGCAGAAACGCCCACACCCCCAGACGAATCCCGagttcgacgatcgaacgattcgtctaAACACACTCTTCTTCAAAACGTTTAAGGAGACACATCGGTCTCAATACATCGGCACACCGCTAACATACGAACGAAAGTCTCACAAGGAGACTCCGGGAGAACACACGCAACAATATCTTAAATACATCAAGGTATGTAGTTCCTCGGTAATTCGTCAAACTACCGTGCCGCGTCGAGTGCCGTATATTCTACTACAGAAAACTTCGCGCCTTACAACCGCGAAGCCGAGTCGAATTCGAACGACACCGCGCGCACCTCAACAGTAAGCTTTGGCAAAGTAAGTTCTTTGAAGAAACATAATTAGAGTctactttattcattaaaactAGTAGACTCTAATTATGCTTCCTCGACTGCTTGTCTCCAATTCGGTCGAACCGTTGAAACTTGTGAAATGAATTTCCGTACGACTTTTAGTTACCGAATAGTGAAAAACATATGCACGAagaagttgaaaattattttacatatcgcCGCTGAATAAATGCCGACTGTAGATCCGACTATTTTCCGTGACACCGCGGTGTTAATGTTGGTAGAGGACTGGGATATATCATCGTACCGAATCGATCGGTGTGTACCATTGGAACTATTTCGTATTTTCGTTGATTAATTTCGAACCTATGGCCTTGATCGAATATGAGCGCGAGCGGTGTAATGACACGTGCGCCACGAACGTTTCCATAAACATGTCACCATCGTGGCGAATTAgaatatcgaatatcgatCAGCGTACACCAGTCCCGGGCGTTGCCGTCGAGTCGAGCGTGGATAATTAATTCAGTGCGGAATAACGTTTGCTCCCTTCCCCCGTGGGAAAGTTATTCTTTTTGTGCAAACGCATCTGTTTCTGAACAGCGAGTCgcgtttttataaattgccACTGTGAAACGAcacgcgttaaaaaaatataaaggaaaGCGTGAAGAGCTTGCAGCGGCCCTATTACACCCAATAACCCTTtaaactataacaacgagtcagactcgagATAAAGATTTCACGCAATATCTGCaaaatatggatattattcgCTTATTCtacatggaaataaaaataaattctcttgcTATCAAAGTCtggaaatgaaagtaaatacagacaatagaagaaacaaaaattatttggttctattaaggaaaatattaaggacaaataatgGCTAGtgaacgcagcgtgaaaggagtcatagtgcaaggagttatgTCCATCGAAACTGGAGATTCAgtgaagataaaaatatttagtataattggCTGACAAAGATTTTCCACAGGCAATGCGTGCACGGTTCACGTATACGATTATCTGGCTTTTAGCATGCACTCGCTTCTATAATGAATTACCTCTTGTACGAACAAACGGCAAGGACCGAACGCAAAAATAATGCCACGTAGAGAATCTATAGTTTTCAGTCAACCTGTAAATGTAAATTCAATTAGCAGAGAAACCGGGTAGGAAAGAATTCGAAATGTAAACCGGGTAAGATGTTATCCAAGGATCTAgctcgaaaaattgttcgcaaaACGTCCGGGgttccaaataaattaaatccgTGTTTGCAAAGAAAGCACATATCAAAGGACTACTTTCTTTTCAAAATGGAACCAACCAGAACCCCGGAATCTGGCCGAAGAATGTCCTTTGAAGCTTGATGGGATTTCCGGCAGAAAAAAAGTGGTGGCGGGTTAAAAAGCGAGATTGTTTGTCGGgagatttttagaaattaaaagaccGCGCGCGAAAGCTCGCATCGCCGTGAAACCTGACCCAGTTTTCCCCATAATTATTCCGCCGGTTCCGCAACCGTCCCCCATCAAGGAGCTGATCTATCTTCCCATCAGACCTTATGCCTTCGATGCATTTAGATGCCTTATACTCCGGCAAGCTTCCGCTCCTCCCCGCGAAGCTCCGCGaaaatcggcgcggcgcgtcgtcgCCGGTGCGCGCCGGaaaatttgctatttttctaCCGAAGAAGAGAAACTGCGTCGATGGAAATCTGGTCCgcgggagaggggggggagaggggcggTCGCGGGAACGTGTCCCGAATTTTCCCGGGGATTCGATCAACGTCATCGACTCGCGATATATCTGAATCGGGCGACCCACTTCACGGAAAATTGCAGATTTCCTTGACGAATGCGAGCGACGTCGAgcgacagaaaaaaaaaacccgaCAAATCGGAaacggaggaggaggggggggggggggggggggcgagtatcgcgcgacgatttttGCGGGAGGGGTGGTGCCGGCGCGATCTATCTCTCCGACGCCGCGAAAAATCTGCTCTCGCTCTCCTCGTCCATCAAAACGCGGCGAGTTTTAATTACTGGGTCGCTAGTAATGATGACAAACGACTCGCTCGGCGGTAACGCGCGTCGATGTCGCCGACGATTAGGCAGTCTCCGATGGAAGAACTCCGATACGCCGGTCTGTCTTCCGGTGTATCTTTCTAGGAGGTGTCTAGTGAGTCAGTAACTTCCGCTTAATTTCTGGTGTCAGATATCAAGAGtggcattttttcataacTTCATAATGAATACGAACAGTGAAAGTACTTAGAATTGTAGGTAGAATAGTAACGATGCTCTTTTATaaacttttcatattttacctTTGCTTTCAATGGTAcctaaatgtattatttaacaatatagtataaataaatatatctcataaaaaaaaaaatatttcataaaaaaaatatcataaaataaaaacattaaattaaaagctgTCCAATTTGTTCAAACTTCACAGcactaaattaatatgtaacaGTTGTACAATCGTTCGCACAACTGTATTTGTTATAGACAAATATATGTGATCTTTCTGTTTAATCTTCACGAATCATAAAGAATACAaagaagatattaataaaggataatatttaatattatgggTGACGTAAAActatgaatgaaatttttccagacgTCGCGCGGCTTGAAAATTGCATTCGATATCGCGCGACCGTCGACTTTGCCTACGGTCTTGATCGAAGCTGTTTATTCTGGCGAGTTTATCAGAGAGGACAAAACGCGGCGAACAACAGATCGATCAGGTGACGGccgataataatattccagAGAAATCTTTCCTTTCCACTCATCGCAATTCTTTGGGGAACTTTGCTGAGAACGATTGCGATAAATCTAATCGAAAATCTAGAAGAGCGATCGTTTGATAAGCGTGAGAGGCTTTGATTTTATCTGGCGTCAACATTGTGCTCTATAAATAGATGCATAAATGCGagtggatttataaaaatagacacACTGGACGCTTTAGAACGCGAACGAATTTCATGCAATTTCTCATCGTCGAACACTCATAATGTCGATGAAACAATTGTAACATGTTTCGTTACCAATGGCTATTCTCCGCGCGTTCCCAACGAAGATAATATCAATAACAAACACAAGACGGTATGCCATAAAACAGAGTGAATTACCTGGACGAAGTTAAATGACGTCACGATCGATTTCAACGTCCTTAAAAATCGTAACAAACCATGGCTAATTACTTTTCCCAAGGAGCAAATTCCAATGCGGGGCACGGTATAAACTCCCTCAATCATTTCAGTATCAATACGCTCATGGACCGACTCGCGAAATTTGTTCAATGAGATCGACGATTCAGCGCCGGCCGGGGATCATTGCCGATCCACCGTTTCGATAATTACCCAACGAAGATTGAtatttgcacaaagatccgcagtcgaaattaatttctcctcGGCGCTGCGGCCGCCGTTCCCCGGCCGGCCTTGAACGCCGCTGGAACCAAGGAGCAGCACCGTCACGATGGATCACACAATTCACAGACTGGCAAGGATAACATCCTTGAAAGAGAGAAGATCACGCGTCACGGATTGACGATCGCCTCCTTTCATTAGGCGTTGCGGCCCGTTTCACGCACGGTTCCCTAATTACTGACCGCGGGTCGATGAAAGGGGCCGCATCCCAGACGGATCGCCGGCTTAACACCGAGTTTTCCCAGGACACCCGGAAAATCGGGGGATAATCGCGCGAAGTGAGTCGCCGCGACCTTTGTTCCCGAAATCGAAGGCTCCTCGGATGAAACTGTGCAGTCTCTTGGGAGGCCGACTACCATTCCGCTGACAGTGCTTCGAAAGACACGCACAATACCGTCAAATTCCCTGCACTAGACACACGTTAGCCAAGTATCAAAATTTGTCGCTAATGATTCCATTGTTATTACAACATTGAACCAaaccaaaaataaaagtatcaaAATCGATGACTATTTCACGCAGccttaaccccttcccgtgtcatttagctcgacgaaactcgggcctCAAGAATTAAGAATTCTTAAGAAAGTAAGAATTTCatgagataaaaataaagcaacaGAGCTTCTCCTTTCTTTAATCCTTTCGTTGCGGGTGTCGACTATAATCGGCAagtgatattaattaaatataatatacgtaatataatagaaaacattacaatataatatagcataatgtAATGTAAGACTATAAATAACCCTTTGCGTGATTTCACTCCAGCGTAGTGGACtgccgtaacgaaagggttaagctccTCCAAAGTTTCACACTTGATCTACCCATTTTtgctaaaaatgaaaatgaaacctaatcttcgaaataaaaactgtgaaaGCAACGATCACTTGCGAAGTATTCTTTGACATTGTCAAATCCAGGAccgtaaaaaattgttgcaggGTCGGCGAGAGATTTCGGGAGAGGGATTGTTAAAAATCTTGTTACCAGTCGGGGGACCCGGCGGAGCGGCGGGAGCAGTAATTATTCGGGTCGCGTGGCCGcgatgatatatttttttcggcCGTGGCACCGGGTCCGTGGGTGTCAAGGGTTGACAGAACACGCGGGAACACGGTAAACCAGCTTAGAGTGGATAATATCGGTCAGCGGGTTTTTACGAGCGGCAGACCGGAGGAAAGTGAAAAACGGTGGGTCGGAGTTTCTGCAGCCAGGGATGAGAGGGGACAGACTGGAGCATCGTGTatacatgaaattttcagcggcCGGTTTGCGAAATGATATTTATGTGCCCTTAAACCGGCGACGCGTGTCTCACGGGACGATTGCGGGTTAGAGGTTTCACGGGATTTTTCACCGTGGCCGACgccggccgccattttgtgTTTAGCGAACCACGGGCGAATGCGTTTATCTCTtgatttcgacgaaatttatGTAGGGTAGGGAATTTACAGTTCAGCAGGTCTTTTTGCGAAGAAATACAGGTAAATCCGCTATCGATTCTGTAGAAAGTCGACGAGATTGGGAGTTAACCGTCTTGTCTCATATTTTCTGTAAACCGCGAGCTCCTGAAAACTTATACTTCGTGGGTAAAATCTTCGGTTGACTTTAATTTCCCAGTAGAGGTAAAAGTTCtacatttgttataataaatatatgtttattgttaaaattattcgtgaGCGCAATGGAACGTGCGTCTTTTTTCGATTGATGTAGATTAGACAGTAGACTATTGTATGATTGAACTATGTATCTGGTAATAAGAGAAGCtcgataaattgttcaatgataataatttcaaaaggTTAGGTTACATTACGTTAacctaaataatttcacagaTCATGAATGAGATATTTCAAGGTTCCAGAGAGGTCCAAGTACTACGAGAAAACAGCCGATGGATAAAGTTTTACGATCACGTTCCCGTCTTTAATTTCCGTGCTGAGAATTATGGATTTATTGCAAACACGCATTTACCGTAAGAGTTGATAAGCCCGATTTACCGGGAGAGTTGTTCACATAGAAGCCAGAGTACATACGTACAATTATTACTTGCCGTAGCGAGGCGAGAGGATCAAGGAAATAATGCTGAGCAATCTCGACGTTTATCCAGTCAGTCGAAACTCGCAAACTCTAATAAACCCGGCGTACGTATCCCAAATAAGAATCGATtggtcgagagagagagagagagagagagaggcaaagCGGAAGAGCAAGCTATTAAAGCAAAGTGACAAACAGATATGTTCGCGAGATCGAGAAGCACGACTCGAAAAGCCAAAACAGAACAAAGTTATCGTGTACTTTGCCCGTTCAGCCGTTTGACCGGGGGGATAATCGATGAAATTTGAATATGGATAATCGATAGTCACCGGTTGACATCCCTATAATAGAGAATTCCGATAACACGCGTTCCCCTGTAGCTACGAGAGCAATCGGGAGAAAGAGGGTAGATTACCTAGGATTCGACGGAATTTGGACTCGAGATCGAGTCCCCGTTTGTTACGGCGAGTGGCCGGCACAGGTTTCTCCGCGGATATCTATATCATTCTTCGACTTGTTTCCTGCATCGATTCCTGTGCTCCATAATGTTCCAGAAACTTTTTCATCGCCGAAAAAATGTCGAGAGCTGTCGCCGCCGTCCGAATGCGTTCGAGGGACCGAGGGCTAGACGACCGACGAGACCTTTATGCAAATGTCGCCGTTATTCCTCGCTGTCgactttaatcatttttccatGAATGAATcacgaaatgaaattagatCTATTGTGCAACAAGCTGTTACATTCAGACCCTTCTACGCTGAATCTTTATTACGCACGTgttctaaataaatcagtaaacTCGCAGCATATTAATATACGATagtttcgtatttattattttgaaaatgttagaaCGATAGATGGCCTCTcctggaaataaataatttctgatttcCATAAAAGTTCAATctagtaataatgataataataataataataataataataataatagtaagaagtttgaattaattcagtttaataattttggcaGAGCAATCCCTATTTTATTAGACATTACTAGACATTTTTAGTCCCCGGTGAAAGGCGCTAgaactttcaatttttgaaatacatCGTGATTCATACGGAGCACTGGTTTCATTTAGAAATTGAGCTGAGTTAGTCTATCCTGCTgtgtgattttatttcatttggtatcgaatagaaaaattgcatgAGAGGAAACTGTATGATCGAATGGAAAATGTTAGTATACATTTCTCGAACGagagatatttgaaaaaaggaGCAAGATCTAATATATTctacagataaaataaatggaatttacACGGGGATCTGTGGAACTGTCGAGGCGGGAGATACTACTCCCTTTGGTAGTTGTACATCGCGTATCCTGTATGATACTTCCTCTCCCGTTTTCACTTCCTGATGTATTACTGACTCGATATCGTCGGACATTTTCCGCGTAAAAAGGATTCTCTCCATTTTCGTTCCATCGAGCTGACAAGCACCGAGGAACGATCATCAACTTTGCGGatgctttttttttcacgggATATAAACCCGCTCCGAACAGAACCTGCAGCTTATCAATTGTTAACTCCTTTCAGTCCTTCCCCTTTTCATGCTTTGCTGAAACAGATCAAGATGCAAGTTAGCAAAGAATTATTACGGCGGAAAGTTCGaatcatttaaccctttgcactcgagtggtgactctaagtcaccactaaaattattctatttcattacaaaataatttttgcaacaataaggtttagatttaaaaaattgttaagtagtaaaactgttggcaggagtatcaagaataaattttgtatgaataaaaatttattttgttaaatagaatgaaaataccacgaaccagaaacattatttcgaatttacagtttaaatgcctccgagtgcaaagggttaataacataaatcgttgaaaattttttaaatttctcttgTTGTAAACATTCTCCAAACAAtcatttacttttttttatacaccTCAGATTACGTttcaactattatttaaaatttgttgaatcCGACGAAGTAAAGagttaatcattaataaagtTGAACTACGATTCGAAAGATCCGAGTTTATAAAGCGAGTTAAGTTACAAATTAGTTCGAGGGGTCCTTCGTAAAGGGGTTGTCTGATCAAAAGGATCCAAAGCATCGTGATATAAACTCAAACCCTCGAACTTTTCGGTTCAATTTTTCCGTGGCAGCAGCGAGCGGCTCGGCAAAAAGTTGCATCGCATTGTCAGTTTTCGAAGGGTTTGAAGTTCCCCGGGCGTGCCGGAGAGTTAAATAATCTCGGGCGAGGTCGGGTCTGGGGGCAGATTCCGGGCAATTCCATCAGCGTGAAGGGACTTTTCGGAGGGCTGAAATATTTACGGTCCCCCGTAGGCGGGCGAGAAACCCTCGGCCGTCGAAATTTATCAACCGTGCACGTTCGAGCGGGTTCCTTCCGCGTG
Coding sequences within:
- the LOC144471172 gene encoding uncharacterized protein LOC144471172, with amino-acid sequence MQRSIEQQIPRVATTKLPPPQAKMRNVIFLATCFALVAIALGNNLIIGRRQPGEILVKEEVIVRPRIWGKPQIAICGAVAPEGSEISFVSVAAWNPWVVNIRPAKGGLGTDEVEVLAIGKPNWGFSIRCTIMAVPKKTTSARPTTTPKSTTSKSTTPKSTTSKATTTESTTPEVSTAEPTTPEPTPVQSTDTTADTGMTGEPTETPEVTEPPGCTSTGTPQLQSHQ